The sequence below is a genomic window from Pseudomonas cannabina.
CTCAAGATCCTCCTGATCCGAGCTTCCAACGGGGCGCGGGTTCAGGACGAAATGTCGCATCCGGTCGCCATTCCCCAGCCCAACTTCCGGACGGCATGATCGACACGTCGGCGCAGGTCTTTGACGTGCGCCGTTTCTGCCTGTTTTGGCTATGAGACTGCCATGCACTTCTCTATCCGGTTTCGCTCTATGTCCATGCGCTATCTCAGCCTGATTGCCGCGTTGCTGCTCGGCAGCCCGGTCGCACATGCGGATTTCGCCATTCCCGGTTTCGAACTGGTGCACACCGTCCCCGTCGGGACCGACCTGCACACCCCGGACCTGCGGGCGCCCGGCGATGTCTGGCGCGAGCTAATCGGCGCGGCCCGCGAGCGTATTGATATCGAACAGTTCTACGTGGCAGATCAGCCAGGCTCGGTGATGGGCAAGGTGCTTGAAAGCCTCACTGCAGCGGGGCAGCGCGGGGTAAAAATACGCTTTCTGCTGGAAGAAAAGGGCCTGAAGCTTTCCGATCCAGAGACCCTTGAACGCTTGCGGGCAATCCCCAACCTGACCTTGCGGGTGCTTCCATACGCCAGGCTAACCGGCAGCGGCATCATCCACGCCAAGTTTTTCGTTGTGGATGGCCGGCAGGCGTTCATAGGCAGTCAGAACTTCGACTGGCGTTCACTGGAACACATCCACGAAACCGGTTTGCGTATTGACGAGCCCACTGTCGTCCGCCAGACCCAGGCTGTGTTCGATCAGGACTGGCTTGCCCAGGCTGCCATCGCCGACGGCAAACCGGTGCCGGTGCCTGTTTCTGTGGCGCCTCCTGTCAGCGGCTCATCGCCCGGTGGCAATTATCTGGTCGCTAGCCCGCGGCGCTATAACCCATCGGGCGTGCGCGACTCCGAGACCGAACTGCCGCGTTTGCTGGCACAAGCCAAACGCGAGGTTCGTGTCCAGTTGCTGGACTACGCGCCCCTGTCCTATGGGCCTGATAAAACCCGGCCTTACTACGCGGTCATCGACAACGCCATCCGCAGCGCCGCCGCCCGTGGCGTCTCCATCAAGCTCATGGTTTCAGACTGGAACACCGGCATGCCTGAAGTCGCTTACCTGAAAAGTCTGGCCTTGGTGCCAAACGTGCAGGTGCGCATTGTTACATTGCCGATGGCTGCTCAAGGCTTCATCCCCTACGCACGCGTGATCCACAGCAAAACCATGGAAATTGATAACCAGATCGCCTGGGTCGGTACCAGTAACTGGCTCGGCGGCTACCTCGACAACTCGCGCAATCTGGAAGTTGTGATGCACGACAGTAAGATGGCCACGCGCATTGGCCTGTTGCATGCACAACTCTGGGATGGGCCATATGCACAGCCCATCGACATCAATCGTGACTATCCGGAACCGCATCCGGGCCAGCCTTGAGGCTCATGGGCGAATAATGTGTCGGACAATCCAGGTCGTTACCTCTAGGCCCATACGCCAGCTTCAGCCACAATGACACACTTTACCCACCAGCCTGCTGCGGGCTGTAAACGGATTGGTGCTGCTGATGACGTTCTCCTTCAAGCCATGGTCGCGGAGCCTGGCGCTCGCTTTGCCACTGGCCTTCTTGCTGACCGCGTGTGACAAATCCGATAAACCGGCTGCGCCGCCAGCCACGCCGCATACCACTTACTCTCAAGCCACCTGGGACGCGCTGCCAGCGGTTTCGGATGCTGATTTGCAGGCCGGTTTCGCTGCATGGCGCAGCGCCTGTGTTCGCCTCAAGGCCGATGCCGTGTGGGGGCCGACGTGTGCGGCAGCGGCAAGTCTTGCGGCTGCGCCGGACGCGGCGCAGATCCGTACATTTCTGCAGGAGCAGTTGCAGGTCTACAGCCTGCGCGCCGACAGCGGCAGCACCGATGGCCTGATCACCGGCTATTACGAGCCGGTCTATCCCGGCAGCCTGACCCAGACAGCGACCGCCAATGTGCCGGTGTATGGCATTCCGGATGATCTGATCGTGGTCAATCTGGACAGCATTTACCCGGAGCTCAAGGGCAAGCGCCTGCGCGGTCGGCTTGAGGGGCGAGTGCTCAAACCTTATGACGACGCTGCGACGATCAATGCAAAGGGCCTGAATGCGCCGGTCATTGCCTGGCTGACCGACCCGATGGATCTGCAGTTCTTGCAGATTCAGGGCTCCGGGCGGGTCAGCCTGGAAGACGGCTCGCAACTGCGTCTGGGCTACGCCGATCAGAACGGTCGTCCGTATCGCGCTATTGGTCGCTGGCTGGTGGAGCAGGGCGAGTTGAAGAAGGAAGACGTGACCATGGGCAGCATCGCTGCGTGGGCCAAGGCGCATCCGGAGCGGATCAACGAACTGTTGGCCAGTAACCCGAGTTACGTGTTTTTCGGCCGTAACCCTGACAGCAACGAAGGTCCGCGTGGCTCGCTCAACGTGCCACTGACGCCGGGTTACAGCGTGGCCATCGATCGCAAGGTGATTCCGCTGGGCAGTCTGCTCTGGCTGTCCACCACACGACCGGACGGCAGCAGCGTGGTTCGCCCGGTCGCCGCGCAAGACACCGGCGGTGCCATTGCCGGTGAAGTACGCGCCGACCTGTTCTGGGGCACAGGTGAAGAAGCCGGCAAGCTGGCGGGTGACATGAAGCAGAAGGGCAACATCTGGTTGTTGTGGCCCAAGGGCGTGGCATTGCCTCAGGCGGATGTCGCTCAGACGCCAGCGAGTCAGTGATCAACAGCCGGGGTTTTTAAGCGGGAAGCTCTATGGCGTATTCGTGCCAGACATAGAGCTTTCCCTTCTGCCCGCTGTGCAAGCCGCTCACGTCAGCCGTGGGTCTACATCAAACGTCAGTTCTCGGGCCGTTGCGACAACGGCTTCGAACGCCGGATGCCGGACATTGAGCACGTAGTTCTGCTCGCGCGGAATGATCACGCTGGGTACGGCCAGTGCCAGGCTTTGACCAGACGCCAGCCAGGCGTCGCCGAATGTGGCCGTGGCTTGTGGCGCGGGTTCTTCGCGCCAGTCGGGTGGCAGGGTGTCGGGGCGCGCGTTGAGGATAAGTTCTTCGGCGATCTGCAGTTCAAGCATTGCGTAATGCCGGGCCACGCCGGTGTTGTTCAGGTGAACCAGTATCTCCAGCAGCGCCAGCGATTCGCTGCCCGCGCAGTACAGGCACGCGTTGCCCTTGCTGTTCCAGCGTCCGCCGTAGAGCTTGGCACCTTCGCCGTCGAACGCTTGCGCCAGCCATTTGCGCTTTACCAGACGATAAACGGCAATCACGCGACCACTCCGTGCTCCAGCCGACCGATCAGGTCCAGCACGGCCTGGGCTTCGGCTGAGGTGGCGAGCATCTCCAGCGGCCTGCGATTACCCAGCCCGTGCACCGGATTGGCCAGCCACAGGCGGGTGGCTTCGGTGTCATCTTCGAACAGGTCCAGTGCTGCTTTATAGACGGCTGCCAGTCGAAACAGACGGTCACTTTCCTCGGCGTTGAAGCGCCGCACCTTGAGACGCCTCTGCAAGGTTGCCGGTGCGATGCCCAGATGTTCGGCCAGCGTCGAGCGGTTCAGGTCGGTGTAATGCGCCAGACGTTCGAACACCTCATAGGGCAAGCCGCTGTGCAATGCCGTGTGCAGGCGGGTGCCACGTGCCGGAATGCCCAGGTGCTGCCAGAAGTCGTCCTGCCGGGGCTTGGCGGGTTGGTAGTCGCTGATGGGCAGGGACATGACTCACCTCTCTGGTACGCAGTCGATCTATCGAGTGATCGCTATTGAATCTATCACTTGATAATAGGCCTGTTTGCCCGGCGGCGGTAGTGATCTGCAGCAATAGATGACGACTTAAATTACAGAAACGTCAAAGAGCGCCGATTTAGGCTATAGGTTAGTTTGAATGTTATCGATAGAGCGTTACAGGCTCAGGCCATTCTCCCCCCGACAGTGCAGTCGAACCTGTACGTGCTGCTACCGTCGGCCTGATTTTTCTGCAGTGAGAACCACACGATGTCCACGCTTGCGCTATTGATATGTGACGACTCGAACATGGCGCGCAAGCAGTTGTTGCGTGCCTTGCCCGAAGACTGGGATGTGTCGGTCACACTGGCTACCCAAGGCCAGGAAGGTCTGGAGGCCATACGCAAAGGGCAGGGCCAGGTCGTGCTGCTCGACCTGACCATGCCGGTGATGGACGGTTACCAAACGCTGGCGGCGATTCGTGCCGAAAAACTGGACGCCAGGGTGATCGTCGTGTCCGGCGACGTACAGGACGAAGCGGTGCGTCGAGTCATGGAGCTGGGTGCGCTGGCGTTCCTGAAAAAGCCGGCTGATCCGGACGAGCTCAAAAGCACGCTGGAGCGCCTCGGCCTGTTGGGCAAACCTGCGACGGCACCGGTGCCCTTGCCGGCGCTGAACAACAAGGGCGGGGTGATCAGCTTTCAGGATGCGTTCCGGGAAACCGTCAACGTCGCCATGGGGCGCGCGGCAGCATTGCTGGCCAAGGTACTGTGGGTATTCGTGCAGTTGCCGGTGCCCAATGTGAACATGCTCGAAGTCGGCGAGTTGCACATGGCGCTGGCCGATGCGCACAGTGATCAGCGTTTGACGGCGGTATGCCAAGGTTACATCGGTGGCGGAATCGCCGGTGAAGCGCTGCTGATTTTTCATGACTCGGAAATCTCCGGCATCTCGCAACTGATGGGCGGCGATCATTCCGACAGTTCTGACATGGAAATGCTGCTGGACCTGTCCACGATCCTGATCGGT
It includes:
- a CDS encoding phospholipase D-like domain-containing protein; the protein is MHFSIRFRSMSMRYLSLIAALLLGSPVAHADFAIPGFELVHTVPVGTDLHTPDLRAPGDVWRELIGAARERIDIEQFYVADQPGSVMGKVLESLTAAGQRGVKIRFLLEEKGLKLSDPETLERLRAIPNLTLRVLPYARLTGSGIIHAKFFVVDGRQAFIGSQNFDWRSLEHIHETGLRIDEPTVVRQTQAVFDQDWLAQAAIADGKPVPVPVSVAPPVSGSSPGGNYLVASPRRYNPSGVRDSETELPRLLAQAKREVRVQLLDYAPLSYGPDKTRPYYAVIDNAIRSAAARGVSIKLMVSDWNTGMPEVAYLKSLALVPNVQVRIVTLPMAAQGFIPYARVIHSKTMEIDNQIAWVGTSNWLGGYLDNSRNLEVVMHDSKMATRIGLLHAQLWDGPYAQPIDINRDYPEPHPGQP
- a CDS encoding murein transglycosylase A → MVLLMTFSFKPWSRSLALALPLAFLLTACDKSDKPAAPPATPHTTYSQATWDALPAVSDADLQAGFAAWRSACVRLKADAVWGPTCAAAASLAAAPDAAQIRTFLQEQLQVYSLRADSGSTDGLITGYYEPVYPGSLTQTATANVPVYGIPDDLIVVNLDSIYPELKGKRLRGRLEGRVLKPYDDAATINAKGLNAPVIAWLTDPMDLQFLQIQGSGRVSLEDGSQLRLGYADQNGRPYRAIGRWLVEQGELKKEDVTMGSIAAWAKAHPERINELLASNPSYVFFGRNPDSNEGPRGSLNVPLTPGYSVAIDRKVIPLGSLLWLSTTRPDGSSVVRPVAAQDTGGAIAGEVRADLFWGTGEEAGKLAGDMKQKGNIWLLWPKGVALPQADVAQTPASQ
- a CDS encoding RES family NAD+ phosphorylase: MIAVYRLVKRKWLAQAFDGEGAKLYGGRWNSKGNACLYCAGSESLALLEILVHLNNTGVARHYAMLELQIAEELILNARPDTLPPDWREEPAPQATATFGDAWLASGQSLALAVPSVIIPREQNYVLNVRHPAFEAVVATARELTFDVDPRLT
- a CDS encoding DUF2384 domain-containing protein, giving the protein MSLPISDYQPAKPRQDDFWQHLGIPARGTRLHTALHSGLPYEVFERLAHYTDLNRSTLAEHLGIAPATLQRRLKVRRFNAEESDRLFRLAAVYKAALDLFEDDTEATRLWLANPVHGLGNRRPLEMLATSAEAQAVLDLIGRLEHGVVA
- a CDS encoding response regulator encodes the protein MSTLALLICDDSNMARKQLLRALPEDWDVSVTLATQGQEGLEAIRKGQGQVVLLDLTMPVMDGYQTLAAIRAEKLDARVIVVSGDVQDEAVRRVMELGALAFLKKPADPDELKSTLERLGLLGKPATAPVPLPALNNKGGVISFQDAFRETVNVAMGRAAALLAKVLWVFVQLPVPNVNMLEVGELHMALADAHSDQRLTAVCQGYIGGGIAGEALLIFHDSEISGISQLMGGDHSDSSDMEMLLDLSTILIGACLSGIAEQIDIAFSQGHPQLLGAQGGIDELIRINQQRWKKTLAVEISYSVEGHNLHFDLLMLFTEDSVELLTKKLAYMMS